Proteins encoded in a region of the Suncus etruscus isolate mSunEtr1 chromosome 1, mSunEtr1.pri.cur, whole genome shotgun sequence genome:
- the RPA3 gene encoding replication protein A 14 kDa subunit, translating into MDVMELPRSRINASMLAQFIDRPVCFVGRLEKIHPTGKMFVLSDGEGKNGTIELMEPLDEEISGIVEVIGRVTAKATIMCASYFQFKEDNHPFDLGLYNEAVKITHEFPQYFPLGSGQSD; encoded by the exons ATGGATGTCATGGAGTTACCCAGGTCGCGCATCAACGCCAGCATGCTCGCTCAGTTCATCGACCGGCCGGTCTGCTTCGTGGGGAGGCTAGAAAAG attcATCCCACTGGGAAAATGTTTGTCCTTTCGGATggagaaggaaaaaatggaacCATTGAGTTGATGGAGCCT CTTGATGAAGAAATCTCTGGAATTGTGGAAGTAATTGGAAGAGTGACAGCCAAGGCAACCATTATGTGTGCATCTTATTTCCAATTTAAAGAAGATAACCATCCTTTTG ATCTTGGACTTTATAATGAAGCAGTGAAAATTACCCATGAGTTCCCTCAGTATTTTCCTTTGGGATCTGGACAGTCTGATTGA